ATTAATCTCATACTAGCAAATTTTAATTTGGGGTTTTATCATtgaaggattattttttattaaaatttctactaaaattttttttgaaaaattgaagagatcatattaaaaaagaatattatttatgtagaagataattatgaattaattaataatttaataaaaaaacgttAATTATTTTCCCAACTGAAAgcaaattacttattaaattttgccTCAGTggtagcaaaaaataaaaattaaataatatgattcttttataaaaatatttattttttaaaaatttgtaatgcatagaatttttttgttaaatgtaaaaaaaggatgttatttcaattttattttttatatttgcatctacTTACTGTAATTTGTTGGTACTATTTAACAAATGCtacttgtaattatatttttctttgttgtttttaatgccaatatttttgcttttttagaaatttcaaattgttcttttttttttttaatccaaaaatttgtttttttagtccagattttttttctttggaaaaccaagttttaaaatcataattggatataaatttgaataatttaacaattcatttattggtattattttttaaagctccaatatattattaatatacagCAATATCTGAATGTTGatgaaattctgataaaaattttattttaatgtatcaaCTGTATAGAATTCAAcagatttttaaatctgaatttttattattttttgcagctCAAATGTGTTGGTCCAAAACTTGTgccatttttcaaaactgttgcAATTTTCTTTGTCCTGGCCACACCATCTCCATGTTGGTTTGCCTGCCTCATCAAATCACTGCCAGTACTATGTTTGTGTGGATTTGTCTTGTATCATGGCATGAGTCTTGGTGAGAAACATGCTTATGCTCGAAGAATTCTGCTTGGATTGCTGTTCTCTTGCATTGGAGATATCTTACTCATTTGGCCTTGTTGCTTTATGTGGGGAATGTTATCCTTTGGGATTGCTCATTTATTGTATATATCAGCTTTTGGTATGAAACCATTGAACCCTATTGCAGGAATGGTGTGTGCTGTGGCAGGTGCATTGGGCTATCTTGTTTTACTTGGAGGATGTGAAGGTAAGTaatagatttattgaaaattttaatgacaaattaatacaaaaatgactattttgaattaattagaaataattatctaaaaaaaataactttaaaaaattcaaattctattcaTTAACTCATATTTCAATCCCAGTTTCctttaaagaataattgaattttattgataagGAATGATACTTTcataaaaactacaattttttcagaagttttaattctgatattaaaattattttcatttagcaaaataaataaataaaataaggaataaaagaGAGGTAAGAAAAGAAGCACATGTTTCATTAAATGTTCATTTGAAGTCTAAACATgacaataattaatataagtgtgacaatgtaaatttttcatcaaaatatgaattttaatttatttgaagatcttgctttctttttaaaattcgaaacattttcTTCTCAATTCATTAGCACCCAGCAGCTTCATTTAAGATGATTATGTTTCCATTTCCATGGCTAACAGATTGCATTTCATTGTCCCCCCCCCTCTGCTTTTGTTTAAAAGTTCAATATACATTTCTCGACTCCTAAGAGATCTCAGTTGGAATAAACAACATATTAAATAGATTTGAAGTCAAAGTagtgtcattttaaatttttacttaaaaaaattgtttgtggGATAATGAAAGGAAGTTAAAAGTAAgcttttcttcattattttattatatttccaaaaactATTAGTATAtccataaaacaaacaaaaatttattaaatttttcagtaatttttcttagtataaaaaaaaatctgatttttaaaaattttattttattttattcataacctagtattagagttttaaatatagtttaaaatttattggaattttaagccATATTAAAAgcaccaaaattttaaaattatttgtcagtAACAagttaaataatggaaaaatatttggaccacaatttttcttgcatttttttttcttatgaaaatttgcTATGTAaagtaaagtttataaaatgtatcaaaaaaaatttttttgctttaaaaattctattttaatttaatgtaaagtttttcacttttttgtgatgaatttaaattaaacaaaccaGATTGCATAATTAACTATAGcatattgttaattattaatacaaagaATATTATGGATTAACAGTTTTTTTCATTTgtgagaaatttttgtatttgactTCATTGTAAGAacttatatattatgaaatattagttataaaattcatatacagTCTACTCAATATCTAACTTTATCCAAAATCTCTCATagagtcccccccccctctttacaGTTTAGAGTTATTACTGAAGATATCTTAAAGTAAAATAACcaaacagattatttttaaaaagcttattaatattcaaaaaaattatcaacattgtttttaaatttatatttaacatttgatgttatttttaaataaagaatttttgaatgtaaatttactaaatacttttgaataaattttgtgaatcatattatataaaattaaatccatttgcaaattaaatattaagtggtatttaaattattttataagaatttttaaactgtaCTAAATTGTTAGCACTGTTtgcattgtttcaaataattaaaggGTTTAAAAGTTATCTAATTCTATcatattctagaaaaattatctatcttttgaattgttaatttaaaGACTGCTATTCAATTATTGTTCATTTCTTTTGCactgtaatttttaatgaaaaaatatggtttgaatattttgtgctttttttaaatttttccatagGACCCTATATTGTTTTGATTCCCATATACATATTTTTGCTGATGTTTATGGTTTGGCGAGCTGTTGCACGTGTACAACTTTTTGAAGATCTATGGACTTGGACTAAACTGTGTTCTTGTGGCGGTGGTATCCTCTTTgctatttctgattttattttaggTCTGAATATGTTTCGTGCACCAGTGCCATATTCTCAAATGCTTGTTATGGTTACTTATTATGCTGCGCAATTAGGTATTGCACTGTCTGTCGTTGACAGTACATCTATAGCCATTATCAGTGCTGCTCACAGCACCGATAACAACCACTGCTGCCAACATCTAAGCAACTCATCTCCCGAGAAAAAGAATGTTGCTCCCAAACCCAAAAATGAACACTTGAACTTGCGTCCATCTCACAAGAGAGTGAAAAATTTTGACTAAGATTGTTGCTACCTATAAGATGATTTCTGTTTGTTTTTGTATATTGGTATGATCTTGAGTTCTATGGTGAAAGTTATGtattgaagttaattttatttattaacattattgaaTAGATCAGACATGATTTTAAGTTACTGCATTTTATATAATGCAATGAGTTTTGAACAAAGATTTGGATTCCTTTAAGAATGAGTGaaggctttttttaaataatgttaactGTATTAGTTGTGCATGCATGTTATATTGTCTAGTTTCAGTGGAGAATGATTTTATATCTCTCTTGGACCTTTCTATGGTTATCTTCTTCCAATAATCACTTTGTTAAAATGCACTGTATTGATTTTGAAACTGTTAATTTATGAAACTTGATTTAATACTTCAGAATATTGTATGTCCTAAAAAGAACATAGAATATGAATGTgtgtttattaaaatctttttgactTAAATGAACTAGTTAATGGCAAGTTCACTCATAAGATAGTTGTTGCAGtcataattttgtaaaagattttcGTTAGTTATTGTAGAATCTGTTAGTGTTTGAATTTTGACTCTATTCATAGATGTAAGTAGTTCATCTtgtctttcataattattttaaattgtgtatataaacatatcaaaaagTTCTGttcgaaaattgaaatttgataaactgtaaatcaaatttcttttatttcatgctCTGTACATATTCAGTGTTTTAAATCAGCATTTAAATCTTTGATAAATGCCATTATGgcatttgaatgattatcatatatttaagtattatttttgtaCCAAAATAAAAGGCAGGCCTTTAAAAATACCTAAGCTTTCTGGTTGTATAAGTTGTATTTGTGAAGTCTCTTATAATGCATttgcaaatttgataaatattaatttttaaaactcaatcagttttcattttatgaaaattttgtaataaattatgaaaatactgaTAACTGAAACAAATGTTAGATTTATATTCCTAgctgaatatatatttctgagttcttttttcatattctgaaaatgaaaatgttcaatttgaaaaataatctagtctttcatttcaataaagcAAATGAATGAACAATTTGAAAGATGcagttttcatgaaataaaactcTCAAACTCAGCTTCAAATGAATTGAAtgagtgggatttttttttaattactcaatCTGATACTgattaagcataatttttatttatatatttctcacaAATTTATCTTCTTAGTatgttaaaacaaaaaggaaatatctataattttatgaaaactgcTCTGCACAGGAAAAGCACAAAACagaattatatgataaaatgaagTTAACTAACCTTAGGGAAAAAATACTTATCATTAAAATCTTTCTCAGATTActtctttatttgaattaaagaaaaatgtgatttacaccttagaaatgaaatattaaagtttttttttaatcttttgaatgctaaagatatatttgtatattttgtcaTAGACCttactatttacaaaatacaCATATTTCTATTATTCACTAATATATAAGATGCATTAATGCAACAtatgcaattacaatattttctctatttcagttttaatagtACAAATACTGAAATTGCATCATAGCTATTGTACAAACTTAATTATACACAGAATGCACAggtgttttaatttgaattcatttattgctttttaattataaatcgaGTTTAAGGTTCCAAAAAAATTGTGCACCAAATGATAaaagatattcataatttttcaaataataagatcTGATTATATTGATATGAAGAAGCTCTTCAACAGAGAAAAAGAATTAATCTCcactttcacattttttattcagaaattgaaataaaaaaaaaataacattttgaaagcattttcaaTGTTCCTGTGTCAGTTTTCTTATCAGTTGATCCaaatataactattataaatttaaacccAAAAGCATActctttcaatacaaaaatttaagttataaaatagcTATGCATTTGTGAATATGTAGTATAGTcaaaaggttaaaataattttgtgtaattttcttCCACACTTTTAGTAAGTCTAATTATTTCTTCATTGCCACCAgccaaatgaatattttcatcatcatcatataattcatttattatcgtcattgttataaaaaaatatttatcttacttCTGGCACTaggcacaattctaagaataggaGATTCTATAGTCATCTAATTAAATCAGTGTGAAATCAAGAAAtcatagtttaaatatatttttaatgacaagtttaataaagtatttaaactgGTGGTTGTTAGGTTTTAGGGGCTTTGctgttattcaaatattttttttttcataaagtattatataaaagatgaaaatataattttatcatgaatttaatttaaattacattaaattcaaataatttttttaatgggaaaCCAAATTTTGTCAATCATCTTTACATTTAGTTTTTGAAGTCTCTTGATGTTAACAACTTTTATGAATGTGAATTAGTCTTGTGaactaaaatttccttttttctagaATGATCTGTGATAGAAGTCTTGTCCTTGTTTTATAGCAATAATCATCCTAGAGATTGATTTAATACAGTTagttagggatttttttttctttctaaaatgaaggaaaagaaaactttttaaaaaatctctgtgataaaaacaaattatatcatatttgttTTACTATTGTTGAAAAACTGAGAGAAAAGAACCTACTCATTCAGAAGAagcatatatatttgaataatatctttgttcaaaaagaacaataattaattttattgataaattctcattaatttttgacaatatgTTGTACAAGTAATGATTAATATTAGGTGTTAAAAATGTgtatgattagaaaatatttactcaTTAAATTTCATGTAGAATATTTGAAGATATAAAGGAAATCTTTTGTATAAAATCCGAGGAAtcaagcatcattttttttttttaattctcttagaTGTCTAAATAGTGttaggttcaaaatattttaaataatatttttgaaatagttttaaaaagatagataaaaaaaaacttctcatttaaaatatttggatttttacaGATGCATTCAATTATCTAAAACAGCTTTATGATAGGAGATTAAAGGttgatattaaatatgaataatgatttaatttcactgaatattgaaaaaaaattcaatttttttatacatgattgaataactaattattattttattgaaaattgttacaTTTGCTAAAACTTGGGAATGTTTTTCTgagagcaaaatattttaaacatagagaGTATTTGATGTGAAGTAGCGAGTTCTTGGGATTTTAAGTgttttgtatgtttatttttaaataagttacttTTGTGTTTTTACATTTAGGTCAcacctatttttatcatttagtttactgatttttttttattatatttgtaaccggtgagatttatttttatgaatatttatttagtcATTTGTGTTATTTATTCATGTTTGGATTTTGTAGTATTGTGTctcatttagttaattttataaactgttttaaaaatgatgcaaatggGTAAGGTGATGCTATTAGTGgacataaatttttgttattttcttgtataaatgaataatatatttaataattctttttctgtatttattttgagGGATAAGGTAAATAGACTTTCTTATCAATGGAGTGTTTATTAATGAAGATTAAATGTGATGAAAGGAAGTCTTATTAATTATTGTTGATGAAGaaggtttttgaaaataaaatggtggtatttttttatttattattcttttattacattGTCATTTAAGGATTTGATTTACTTATGCATATATTTTGATCAATATCCTTGCTTTacagttatttctttttcattttttactctaaattttaaattttctgatttggaaATTGAagatgatttttctaaaaaatatatatgcttgcCAGTAGCTTTGTTATGAaaaataggtattttttaaaaacaaaaacgatttaatggctgttatttaattttcacttgCTGTTAAAAATCTGCATCAAAAATTTGGAATGTATCTgttatctgaatatatatatataaaatcattaggTATTATTATTGTGCGAAAagcagtttttatattaatttttttattgattagttaaaaagtaaagaaaaggacaaaatctgcatatgttattttaaaaagtatttcaactCTACAAAATTGCTTCCTTGAATCATTGattcttcaaattgaaatttaatattgttaaaatgttaatttctttaatagaTGATGTTTCATTATCTAATCTATGAAATAAACTAATATGAACGATACAAAAACAAGCATTtgcatattttgttatattttttgcctaaattttatttattgttgatattattaaatgtatctgATATCTATATCATGATATAAACCTTCTAAGTAATTATATGTTTACATATCAATTTGTTTAAATGCtgtctgaaataatttattagacatttaaaatattttattgaattttggcaattttaatgtttaatgatatttaattctgCTTATGAAAGCAAGttatagatgtataaaattttgaagtaagtTTACCAGGTCTTCTGTTCACTTAAAGCATAAAGAAGTCTTTCACAGAATctgaaagaaaacatatttagaaaatcatCTTGGAGTAGtgtaggaaattttttttacaaattttttatttaaatatattaattagaagattttttaatcctttctaaaagcaGTAATTTAGATAGCAAATATAAATGTCAACTATAGTTAGATTTTAAATCGTCTAACAATTTATGGATAATTAGAAAAACTAGTTAGCTTTAAAGTAAGAAAGATAACAATTAATTTCtggtaatcaataaaattattatttttcttcattatcatagcattaaaaagttttcaactGATAAACTGAGAGATAAAGATAGTTTGTTAATGCTCAATACcagtttgaaatgtttaaaaaaataatagtagaagatattttattaattatctaatatgtttaatattttaaatttctagtttttttccactaattcttttataattgtaGATTTTGACTGATCTTAATATGTAGCAAAAATTTTagcaaagtaaaaaatattcaacatatcTATCTAAGGaatgtatttcttattttatttttgaaagattgcTGTTCAgaagaatgcaatttattaattagaaacacttgataaataatgcaattaaattttaatcaaaattatctgGGATCATTTTCACAAGAATAATGATGTTTTTAGTTCTAAGTACAGCCGATGCAAATTTTTAAGGATAAATGTGTATcattataatagatatttttaacagtaaatatttttaatgcatattgcTACAGACAGTATGGCTGAGGCTAATGCATTTTGCTACAGTTCA
The Argiope bruennichi chromosome 6, qqArgBrue1.1, whole genome shotgun sequence DNA segment above includes these coding regions:
- the LOC129971552 gene encoding lysoplasmalogenase-like protein TMEM86A; its protein translation is MLTDNMEEFSAYWTSPKVVLKCVGPKLVPFFKTVAIFFVLATPSPCWFACLIKSLPVLCLCGFVLYHGMSLGEKHAYARRILLGLLFSCIGDILLIWPCCFMWGMLSFGIAHLLYISAFGMKPLNPIAGMVCAVAGALGYLVLLGGCEGPYIVLIPIYIFLLMFMVWRAVARVQLFEDLWTWTKLCSCGGGILFAISDFILGLNMFRAPVPYSQMLVMVTYYAAQLGIALSVVDSTSIAIISAAHSTDNNHCCQHLSNSSPEKKNVAPKPKNEHLNLRPSHKRVKNFD